One window from the genome of Lathamus discolor isolate bLatDis1 chromosome 8, bLatDis1.hap1, whole genome shotgun sequence encodes:
- the ANKDD1A gene encoding ankyrin repeat and death domain-containing protein 1A isoform X1: protein MGDEPAAGDDSLLHSEKEFHDAAKRNDTARMEELIRRGVNIKAKNNADRTALHWAAGAGNVDAVRLLLDHDVPVDDEDNFGMNALLLSAWFGHLRVLQILVNAGAKINCVNRNGRNLLHCAAQKGHVQVMEFIMEDLEDVCVDKTDKLDRTAFHLAAENGQLEVVEFLIQLGCSRSAKDKEENTALHLAAKNGHLSVLQKIIDVGVDLDGKNIEGLTALHMAAEGGHSDCVKLLLEAGADVNAQTQKKMNCLHYAALHGYEETGRILLDAGIHTDAVNHQNASATHIAVLQNFPAMVKLFIDAECDLDAADNRQQTPLHIAAEHGRQDMAEMILIAGVNLKLTDKQGKTSLDIAARGNHINLADMIIKADRFYKWGKDNLNSDSDSWVAKHLTFKQDHRLETQHIRSVMWRLATKYLRPGEWKKLAHYWKFTDAHIRAIEQQWTGTKSYREHGHRMLLIWLHGVITAGENPVKGLYEGLVGIGRRDLAESIRKKANADSASPRKCVAM, encoded by the exons ATGGGGGACGAGCCGGCGGCGGGGGACGACAGCC tGCTTCATTCAGAGAAGGAGTTTCACGATGCAGCAAAGCGTAATGACACAGCCAGGATGGAGGAGCTCATCAGGAGAGGGGTCAACATCAAAGCCAAAAATAAT gCAGACCGGACTGCCCTGcactgggctgcaggagcagggaatgTGGATGCTGTGCGACTGCTCCTGGACCATGATGTCCCGGTGGATGACGAAGATAAT TTTGGAATGAATGCACTTCTGCTGTCTGCCTGGTTTGGCCACCTCCGTGTCCTGCAGATCCTCGTCAATGCTGGGGCCAAGATTAACTGTGTCAATAGG AATGGCAGGAACCTgctgcactgtgctgctcagaagGGACACGTCCAGGTAATGGAGTTCATCATGGAGGACCTGgaggatgtgtgtgtggatAAGACAGACAAG TTGGACAGGACAGCGTTTCACCTAGCTGCAGAGAATGGGCAGCTGGAAGTGGTGGAGTTCCTAATTCAACTGGGTTGTTCTCGCAGTGCCAAAGACAAG gaagaaaatacagcattgCATTTAGCTGCTAAGAATGGACACCTCTCTGTGCTCCAGAAGATTATAGATGTTGGAGTCGACCTTGATGGAAAGAACATT GAAGGACTTACAGCTCTGCACATGGCTGCTGAGGGGGGTCACAGTGACTGTGTGAAGCTGCTCTTGGAAGCTGGTGCCGATGTCAATGCTCAAACACAG AAGAAGATGAACTGCCTTCATTACGCAGCACTGCATGGCTACGAGGAGACAGGCAGGATCCTTCTGGACGCAGGAATCCACACAGATGCTGTTAATCAT CAAAATGCATCAGCCACACACATTGCGGTGCTGCAGAACTTCCCAGCCATGGTGAAGCTCTTCATCGATGCAGAGTGCGACCTTGACGCTGCAGATAAT aggcagcagacCCCTCTGCACATCGCTGCAGAGCATGGCAGGCAGGACATGGCCGAGATGATTCTCATTGCAGGAGTTAATCTGAAGCTAACAGACAAG CAAGGGAAGACATCTCTGGACATTGCTGCTCGGGGCAATCACATCAACCTGGCAGACATGATTATCAAAGCCGATCGGTTTTACAAATGGGGAAAG GACAATCTGAACAGTGACTCTGACTCCTGGGTAGCAAAGCACTTGACCTTTAAGCAAGATCACAGGCTGGAAACACAGCACATCCGCTCAGTAATGTGGAGATTGGCTACCAAGTACCTCAGACCTGGTGAATGGAAGAAGCTGGCACATTACTGGAAATTCACTGATGCCCACATTAGGGCCATCGAGCAGCAATGGACAG GCACTAAAAGCTACAGGGAGCACGGCCACAGAATGTTGCTCATCTGGCTCCATGGTGTGATCACAGCGGGAGAAAATCCAGTCAAGGGATTATATGAAGGCCTTGTGGGGATTGGAAGAAGAGATTTAGCAG AAAGCATTCGGAAAAAAGCAAACGCCGACTCTGCCTCTCCACGGAAGTGTGTAGCAATGTAG
- the PLEKHO2 gene encoding pleckstrin homology domain-containing family O member 2 yields MEQDTKEEVSEKPKPAPTAEKYGWIKKSSGGLLGLWKDRYIQLRKTQLVVYEDEDEQKCIETVELESYDKCQELRALLKRKNRFILIRSPGKKVHDIKFQAPTLEEKESWIKALNEGINRGKNKVFDEVKVDESLSLDHVTRDRVKMTQGRRPPTRSHLKEAAKSTSDGILRLDLDIVDNGPPNFASTISEGDNEPPQKETPKPPMPPTKPTGTKENQDAENYVPDQEHKKPLSPPLPPDKKLKESIISKDNVDGKQEDSVSPEENVEGSKGTSEENRENLIEVSNRGIAKAPIPLPKSIPDKLKVAWDQPVSEPETTEDLQSSGDSSEDNLAETAAGDAAKPPVPPKVLSEKMLATMNSSHGDRESGGWEDRESGSSKPPVNGIADSEVAELTSPADETEEGNGRTSAEKQQQTSAEETETSLATEAHHERVKAAVEKKESVESTSCLKLRSSSLGDLLSDSKTTQRAHPGPAFLKDSHQCLAKMEEKVANEREKAEKLLQKVLREGLEQAQEGNGPPVMAETLLNEAVEQLRQATQVLQEIKGLGELKKEATQQQKEKQKDLVTLYRRSAP; encoded by the exons GATGAGCAGAAGTGCATAGAAACAGTGGAACTGGAGAGTTATGACAAGTGCCAGGAACTGCGAGCACTACTCAAAAGGAAAAACCGTTTCATTTTGATCCGCTCCCCGGGTAAGAAG GTTCATGATATCAAATTTCAAGCTCCAactttggaagaaaaggaatCGTGGATAAAAGCTCTTAATGAAGGGATCAATAGAGGCAAAAACAAAGTATTTGATGAG GTGAAAGTAGATGAGAGTCTTTCCTTGGACCATGTAACTCGGGACAGAGTGAAAATGACCCAAGGACGCAGGCCACCCACGAGAAGCCACCTAAAGGAG GCTGCCAAGTCTACATCAGATGGTATCCTGCGATTAGATCTGGATATAGTAGACAATGGACCACCAAACTTTGCTTCCACTATCAGTGAAGGTGACAATGAGCCACCTCAGAAAGAGACTCCAAAGCCACCTATGCCACCTACAAAACCCACTggcacaaaagaaaaccaagatgcAGAGAACTATGTTCCTGACCAGGAGCATAAAAAGCCTCTGTCTCCTCCACTGCCTCCAGATAAGAAGCTTAAGGAAAGCATAATATCAAAGGACAATGTAGATGGCAAGCAAGAGGACTCTGTAAGCCCAGAGGAGAATGTGGAAGGATCCAAAGGAACAAGTGAGGAGAATAGAGAGAACCTCATTGAGGTCAGCAACAGGGGCATAGCAAAAGCTCCGATTCCTCTTCCTAAGAGCATACCAGACAAGCTAAAAGTAGCTTGGGACCAACCAGTCTCTGAGCCTGAAACCACAGAAGACTTGCAATCATCAGGAGACAGTAGTGAAGACAACCTTGCTGAGactgctgctggagatgctgcaaaGCCTCCTGTCCCTCCTAAGGTTCTGTCGGAAAAAATGCTAGCCACAATGAACTCCAGCCATGGTGACCGGGAATCCGGGGGCTGGGAAGACCGGGAGTCTGGCAGCTCCAAGCCCCCAGTAAATGGGATTGCAGACAGTGAGGTAGCAGAGCTCACATCCCCAGCAGATGAAActgaagaaggaaatgggagaacCTCTGCCGAGAAGCAACAGCAAActtcagcagaagagacagagaCTTCCTTAGCTACAGAAGCACACCATGAGAGAGTAAAAGCAGCTGTTGAGAAGAAGGAGTCTGTAGAAAGCACTTCGTGTCTCAAACTTCGCAGTTCTTCTCTGGGAGACTTGCTGTCTGATTCCAAAACTACACAGAGAGCACATCCAGGCCCAGCTTTCCTGAAGGATTCCCATCAATGCTTAGCTAAAATGGAGGAGAAAGTGGCTAAcgaaagggaaaaggcagaaaaacttCTGCAGAAGGTTTTACGTGAAGGGTTGGAACAGGCTCAGGAGGGGAACGGACCCCCAGTGATGGCAGAGACATTGCTCAACGAGGCAGTAGAACAGCTTCGGCAAGCTACACAAGTTTTGCAAGAAATTAAAGGTCTTggagaactgaaaaaagaagcaacacagcaacagaaagaaaagcaaaaggatcTAGTGACTCTCTATAGGAGAAGTGCGCCCTGA
- the ANKDD1A gene encoding ankyrin repeat and death domain-containing protein 1A isoform X2, translating into MEELIRRGVNIKAKNNADRTALHWAAGAGNVDAVRLLLDHDVPVDDEDNFGMNALLLSAWFGHLRVLQILVNAGAKINCVNRNGRNLLHCAAQKGHVQVMEFIMEDLEDVCVDKTDKLDRTAFHLAAENGQLEVVEFLIQLGCSRSAKDKEENTALHLAAKNGHLSVLQKIIDVGVDLDGKNIEGLTALHMAAEGGHSDCVKLLLEAGADVNAQTQKKMNCLHYAALHGYEETGRILLDAGIHTDAVNHQNASATHIAVLQNFPAMVKLFIDAECDLDAADNRQQTPLHIAAEHGRQDMAEMILIAGVNLKLTDKQGKTSLDIAARGNHINLADMIIKADRFYKWGKDNLNSDSDSWVAKHLTFKQDHRLETQHIRSVMWRLATKYLRPGEWKKLAHYWKFTDAHIRAIEQQWTGTKSYREHGHRMLLIWLHGVITAGENPVKGLYEGLVGIGRRDLAESIRKKANADSASPRKCVAM; encoded by the exons ATGGAGGAGCTCATCAGGAGAGGGGTCAACATCAAAGCCAAAAATAAT gCAGACCGGACTGCCCTGcactgggctgcaggagcagggaatgTGGATGCTGTGCGACTGCTCCTGGACCATGATGTCCCGGTGGATGACGAAGATAAT TTTGGAATGAATGCACTTCTGCTGTCTGCCTGGTTTGGCCACCTCCGTGTCCTGCAGATCCTCGTCAATGCTGGGGCCAAGATTAACTGTGTCAATAGG AATGGCAGGAACCTgctgcactgtgctgctcagaagGGACACGTCCAGGTAATGGAGTTCATCATGGAGGACCTGgaggatgtgtgtgtggatAAGACAGACAAG TTGGACAGGACAGCGTTTCACCTAGCTGCAGAGAATGGGCAGCTGGAAGTGGTGGAGTTCCTAATTCAACTGGGTTGTTCTCGCAGTGCCAAAGACAAG gaagaaaatacagcattgCATTTAGCTGCTAAGAATGGACACCTCTCTGTGCTCCAGAAGATTATAGATGTTGGAGTCGACCTTGATGGAAAGAACATT GAAGGACTTACAGCTCTGCACATGGCTGCTGAGGGGGGTCACAGTGACTGTGTGAAGCTGCTCTTGGAAGCTGGTGCCGATGTCAATGCTCAAACACAG AAGAAGATGAACTGCCTTCATTACGCAGCACTGCATGGCTACGAGGAGACAGGCAGGATCCTTCTGGACGCAGGAATCCACACAGATGCTGTTAATCAT CAAAATGCATCAGCCACACACATTGCGGTGCTGCAGAACTTCCCAGCCATGGTGAAGCTCTTCATCGATGCAGAGTGCGACCTTGACGCTGCAGATAAT aggcagcagacCCCTCTGCACATCGCTGCAGAGCATGGCAGGCAGGACATGGCCGAGATGATTCTCATTGCAGGAGTTAATCTGAAGCTAACAGACAAG CAAGGGAAGACATCTCTGGACATTGCTGCTCGGGGCAATCACATCAACCTGGCAGACATGATTATCAAAGCCGATCGGTTTTACAAATGGGGAAAG GACAATCTGAACAGTGACTCTGACTCCTGGGTAGCAAAGCACTTGACCTTTAAGCAAGATCACAGGCTGGAAACACAGCACATCCGCTCAGTAATGTGGAGATTGGCTACCAAGTACCTCAGACCTGGTGAATGGAAGAAGCTGGCACATTACTGGAAATTCACTGATGCCCACATTAGGGCCATCGAGCAGCAATGGACAG GCACTAAAAGCTACAGGGAGCACGGCCACAGAATGTTGCTCATCTGGCTCCATGGTGTGATCACAGCGGGAGAAAATCCAGTCAAGGGATTATATGAAGGCCTTGTGGGGATTGGAAGAAGAGATTTAGCAG AAAGCATTCGGAAAAAAGCAAACGCCGACTCTGCCTCTCCACGGAAGTGTGTAGCAATGTAG
- the ANKDD1A gene encoding ankyrin repeat and death domain-containing protein 1A isoform X3, translated as MGDEPAAGDDSLLHSEKEFHDAAKRNDTARMEELIRRGVNIKAKNNADRTALHWAAGAGNVDAVRLLLDHDVPVDDEDNFGMNALLLSAWFGHLRVLQILVNAGAKINCVNRNGRNLLHCAAQKGHVQVMEFIMEDLEDVCVDKTDKLDRTAFHLAAENGQLEVVEFLIQLGCSRSAKDKEENTALHLAAKNGHLSVLQKIIDVGVDLDGKNIEGLTALHMAAEGGHSDCVKLLLEAGADVNAQTQKKMNCLHYAALHGYEETGRILLDAGIHTDAVNHQNASATHIAVLQNFPAMVKLFIDAECDLDAADNRQQTPLHIAAEHGRQDMAEMILIAGVNLKLTDKQGKTSLDIAARGNHINLADMIIKADRFYKWGKDNLNSDSDSWVAKHLTFKQDHRLETQHIRSVMWRLATKYLRPGEWKKLAHYWKFTDAHIRAIEQQWTESIRKKANADSASPRKCVAM; from the exons ATGGGGGACGAGCCGGCGGCGGGGGACGACAGCC tGCTTCATTCAGAGAAGGAGTTTCACGATGCAGCAAAGCGTAATGACACAGCCAGGATGGAGGAGCTCATCAGGAGAGGGGTCAACATCAAAGCCAAAAATAAT gCAGACCGGACTGCCCTGcactgggctgcaggagcagggaatgTGGATGCTGTGCGACTGCTCCTGGACCATGATGTCCCGGTGGATGACGAAGATAAT TTTGGAATGAATGCACTTCTGCTGTCTGCCTGGTTTGGCCACCTCCGTGTCCTGCAGATCCTCGTCAATGCTGGGGCCAAGATTAACTGTGTCAATAGG AATGGCAGGAACCTgctgcactgtgctgctcagaagGGACACGTCCAGGTAATGGAGTTCATCATGGAGGACCTGgaggatgtgtgtgtggatAAGACAGACAAG TTGGACAGGACAGCGTTTCACCTAGCTGCAGAGAATGGGCAGCTGGAAGTGGTGGAGTTCCTAATTCAACTGGGTTGTTCTCGCAGTGCCAAAGACAAG gaagaaaatacagcattgCATTTAGCTGCTAAGAATGGACACCTCTCTGTGCTCCAGAAGATTATAGATGTTGGAGTCGACCTTGATGGAAAGAACATT GAAGGACTTACAGCTCTGCACATGGCTGCTGAGGGGGGTCACAGTGACTGTGTGAAGCTGCTCTTGGAAGCTGGTGCCGATGTCAATGCTCAAACACAG AAGAAGATGAACTGCCTTCATTACGCAGCACTGCATGGCTACGAGGAGACAGGCAGGATCCTTCTGGACGCAGGAATCCACACAGATGCTGTTAATCAT CAAAATGCATCAGCCACACACATTGCGGTGCTGCAGAACTTCCCAGCCATGGTGAAGCTCTTCATCGATGCAGAGTGCGACCTTGACGCTGCAGATAAT aggcagcagacCCCTCTGCACATCGCTGCAGAGCATGGCAGGCAGGACATGGCCGAGATGATTCTCATTGCAGGAGTTAATCTGAAGCTAACAGACAAG CAAGGGAAGACATCTCTGGACATTGCTGCTCGGGGCAATCACATCAACCTGGCAGACATGATTATCAAAGCCGATCGGTTTTACAAATGGGGAAAG GACAATCTGAACAGTGACTCTGACTCCTGGGTAGCAAAGCACTTGACCTTTAAGCAAGATCACAGGCTGGAAACACAGCACATCCGCTCAGTAATGTGGAGATTGGCTACCAAGTACCTCAGACCTGGTGAATGGAAGAAGCTGGCACATTACTGGAAATTCACTGATGCCCACATTAGGGCCATCGAGCAGCAATGGACAG AAAGCATTCGGAAAAAAGCAAACGCCGACTCTGCCTCTCCACGGAAGTGTGTAGCAATGTAG
- the ANKDD1A gene encoding ankyrin repeat and death domain-containing protein 1A isoform X4 produces MHSDQEFGMNALLLSAWFGHLRVLQILVNAGAKINCVNRNGRNLLHCAAQKGHVQVMEFIMEDLEDVCVDKTDKLDRTAFHLAAENGQLEVVEFLIQLGCSRSAKDKEENTALHLAAKNGHLSVLQKIIDVGVDLDGKNIEGLTALHMAAEGGHSDCVKLLLEAGADVNAQTQKKMNCLHYAALHGYEETGRILLDAGIHTDAVNHQNASATHIAVLQNFPAMVKLFIDAECDLDAADNRQQTPLHIAAEHGRQDMAEMILIAGVNLKLTDKQGKTSLDIAARGNHINLADMIIKADRFYKWGKDNLNSDSDSWVAKHLTFKQDHRLETQHIRSVMWRLATKYLRPGEWKKLAHYWKFTDAHIRAIEQQWTGTKSYREHGHRMLLIWLHGVITAGENPVKGLYEGLVGIGRRDLAESIRKKANADSASPRKCVAM; encoded by the exons ATGCACAGTGACCAGGAA TTTGGAATGAATGCACTTCTGCTGTCTGCCTGGTTTGGCCACCTCCGTGTCCTGCAGATCCTCGTCAATGCTGGGGCCAAGATTAACTGTGTCAATAGG AATGGCAGGAACCTgctgcactgtgctgctcagaagGGACACGTCCAGGTAATGGAGTTCATCATGGAGGACCTGgaggatgtgtgtgtggatAAGACAGACAAG TTGGACAGGACAGCGTTTCACCTAGCTGCAGAGAATGGGCAGCTGGAAGTGGTGGAGTTCCTAATTCAACTGGGTTGTTCTCGCAGTGCCAAAGACAAG gaagaaaatacagcattgCATTTAGCTGCTAAGAATGGACACCTCTCTGTGCTCCAGAAGATTATAGATGTTGGAGTCGACCTTGATGGAAAGAACATT GAAGGACTTACAGCTCTGCACATGGCTGCTGAGGGGGGTCACAGTGACTGTGTGAAGCTGCTCTTGGAAGCTGGTGCCGATGTCAATGCTCAAACACAG AAGAAGATGAACTGCCTTCATTACGCAGCACTGCATGGCTACGAGGAGACAGGCAGGATCCTTCTGGACGCAGGAATCCACACAGATGCTGTTAATCAT CAAAATGCATCAGCCACACACATTGCGGTGCTGCAGAACTTCCCAGCCATGGTGAAGCTCTTCATCGATGCAGAGTGCGACCTTGACGCTGCAGATAAT aggcagcagacCCCTCTGCACATCGCTGCAGAGCATGGCAGGCAGGACATGGCCGAGATGATTCTCATTGCAGGAGTTAATCTGAAGCTAACAGACAAG CAAGGGAAGACATCTCTGGACATTGCTGCTCGGGGCAATCACATCAACCTGGCAGACATGATTATCAAAGCCGATCGGTTTTACAAATGGGGAAAG GACAATCTGAACAGTGACTCTGACTCCTGGGTAGCAAAGCACTTGACCTTTAAGCAAGATCACAGGCTGGAAACACAGCACATCCGCTCAGTAATGTGGAGATTGGCTACCAAGTACCTCAGACCTGGTGAATGGAAGAAGCTGGCACATTACTGGAAATTCACTGATGCCCACATTAGGGCCATCGAGCAGCAATGGACAG GCACTAAAAGCTACAGGGAGCACGGCCACAGAATGTTGCTCATCTGGCTCCATGGTGTGATCACAGCGGGAGAAAATCCAGTCAAGGGATTATATGAAGGCCTTGTGGGGATTGGAAGAAGAGATTTAGCAG AAAGCATTCGGAAAAAAGCAAACGCCGACTCTGCCTCTCCACGGAAGTGTGTAGCAATGTAG